The Humulus lupulus chromosome 7, drHumLupu1.1, whole genome shotgun sequence region TAAGGGGGTCAGGACCGTAGTTGTTGGTACCTCTAAGTCCCCCCTGTTGCTGTAGCTGATGACGGGACAAAGCAGTATGTTGACAGTCTAAGGCAGGTTGTAGATGGTGTAAGGCAGGATGTGGGCGCTCTAAAGCAAGACTTTGACACATTCATGAGTGAGTTGACAAAAGTGAGAAAAATCATACTCACTTTACCACAAGATACATCTGCGAAAGTCCAAGTGGGTTTGGATGCAATGCAGAAGCATTTAGACCAAAAGTTGAGTGAAATAGCTTTATCCATTACAACCAGCCTGGTTGAAGAACGTACTAAAAAAGAGACCATTGAGGATATCATTAGGGCTGCTGCGGTTAAAGATTCAGAGTCGACAATGGAGTGCGAGGTGGAGAGTGTTGGAAAAAGACGAAAGAATTTTGAGTTTATAAAAAAGAGAAGAAGGGATTTAGTGAGAAAAAAAGTTATACAGAGAACACCGAACCTGCGGCTGAGAGGGTAGTGCATGATCTTATGCAAATCAAGTTTGACGGGGATAGTAGCCCCACAAAATCAAAGTCCCCAAAACAAAAATTACTAGCGCAAACAGGTCCTTATGATGAGAAAGCCATTGAAGTTTTCTCTAGTTCGGGGGGAAAGGTGGTGGGCTCTTTTCACCTAGATGTGCCAGTCCTACTTGAGGTGATGAAGCTTGCGAAATGGATGTTCAGCCCATACTTGGAGTGGAGGTATGGAATCGTGCAATTAAGTGTTATACCATTTcagttgattaaataaaatttaaatacctTCCAGCGGTGTATTAATAATGTGCCTTTATTTTTTCTGTCTCCTTCATTTCAGCTACACTCTGGTGAAGTTTGGGAAGATGGAACTGTTCAGGAGCTCCATGTGGACCTTGACTCCCGAAAGAGACATTTCTGGTGATGTAAGTCGTTACTGCATGTGGATTTTATATTTACGACGTGATTACTTTGATCGTTAATATTTACATTGTGGTTTCTTGATTTTAGATCATTACTTGCTTTTCCCGGGTGTTGACACACGAGGAAAGGCAGCGACAAGAGGTTCCTCAAACGACTTCCATTTGGTATATGCCCACTCAAATATCGGTAATTCACCTAAAGTCCATAACTGGAAATTCAACCCACTTTTTATGTTTACTATTTTGTGCTGTATGACGCAATTTGACAAACGTCGTGAATATAATAGGAGGCATACTTGGGGAAAGGGAGGCCAGTGGAAGATTACGCCGTAAGCCAACAATGGGCTGATTTCCACTTTGGGCAGTTTTCCTTATGTGAACTGGTTTGTATTAAGCATAATCCTTTCATAAAATGtatttgttaaagttaacaataTCCCCTCTGCTGAAATGGTGATAATCTAATGAATGCCTAACTATCATCTAATTTTGATGTATTCTTAGATGCTAGTACCCGTGTTCGTCACTGAGATTTTCAATCATTGGTTCCTAGTCGCGATGAATATAATCAATAGGTGTGCTGATATTTGGGACGCCCTTGATGGTGAGAATATGCCCAAACACCCTTGCCATTGTTATTCCTTCTAAaagttttgttttttaatttttcatgaCTACTAAACATTTTGCATGTCAGCTAAGTACTCTTGATCACCTTTTCAAGTCCGAGATAAAGCAACATAAACAAAATGACTTCCAGTTCTCCAACTTCAAGGTTTCAATAAAGAGCGGTACACCCCAGCAGGACAATGGGCATGATTGTGGAGTATATGTCATGAAGTTTATGGAGTCCTTCTTCAAACGGGAGGAATCCATGTCTCCGGTATGTagttgttaaaattaattattcgtCTACCTGTGTGTTAACACTGAAATTAACCATTTTAATCAATGTGTCCTTGCAGTTTGCTCCAgtggatgagcgactgaagataGCATGTTGGCTTGTAACACATGATCGAAACGAGGTGAGGGTGGTTGTTTTCGTTGACAAGGAAAAATACTACATGCAACGGACTCCTCTACCCGTAGGTAGCCCTGTGAAGACCCATTCGAACCCTAGATTTCAACGAAGAAGCTGAAGTCGAAGAACTCCATTCCCACACGTCCAGTACCAACAAGGACTAGTGGTAGACTGAAGAGAATTAATTATGAGGAATAGTTAATCAAACCATCTATGTTTTTTGGTATTAGCCATGCCCACTTTTTTTTCTCCCGGATGTATTAAATCAAGTTAGAAAGGGTTGAGGAATTGTAAAGGAGAACTAGTTTCAATTTTTTAATAGGCATTTTGATTTATTAGGTCCAGATACATTTGTCTACAATCGACATTGTAGATCGTAACCTCTAAATTTGGCTAGTACGAAGTAGATATGTTTGTATACTGAGTTAATGTGTAATAATTAAGTACTAAGTTAACTTGTCTAAAAAAAGTATAATTCCATTTAATATTCAAACTTACTATATATccaataatttttttctattcaAACTATTGTGTATAGATTTAAATTTAGTAGGAAAAGCCACCACAATTGTGGCCCTAAACTACACCATTCAATTTGTATTTggtgaaaatataataaataaattatacgGTAATCATTTGATTAGaacaattaatgaaaaaaaaaattatcttcaaAATTGGAAGTTATTTGACATTTCTTTTTTACTTTTGGGTAATCTAGATGGATCTAGATGGCAGTCGAATTTATTAGCAATTTGTATTTCTCTGTTGAATTGATATTTAAATTtagaaatctaattttttttcatcCAAACCACACGCAAATTGTGAGGGGGTGATTGTTTTAGAAATTTGAAAGTTTATTTTCCAATAAGATATGAATTTAAGGAGAGAACTCAAACGTTAATATGGAAAATTATTAGTTCGAACATGATTTCAGTATTTCACTAGATggaacatgtgtgtcttaattATTCCTTCGTCGCTGTGATGGCCTTCCAAAATTAACATTAgggacatcatcatcatcatcgtgtTCAGCATGGCTTTTGGCACGAGTCTCACTATTTGTCGCTGCATCATCACCTTGATATGGTCCAAGAATACTGTCAGGCAAGCTATCTTCCCTATCTGATTGCGCCCCAACAGACTGTCGCACCAATAAAAGTAGATTGTCGAGCTTATCCATTGTCTCTTTTTGGCGATTCTGCATATCCCTCTGTCCACTTAATATGTTGGTAACTTGAGCCTTTAAGTCCAATCGCATTGCCTTAACCTCGGCCAAGTCTTTCACCATTTCCGATAAGCCATGAAAGTATGTTCGAGATTCCTGGTTTTGTTGTGTGAAATCATCCTCCATCATTTCATCATCCCCAGCAATGCGATCAAGCCAAGCATCCTCCATTATCTCATGTTCCGTGAGTGTTCGACCCACACAGTGATCTATTCCCCCGAGCTTACGTAGGTGGGAGGTGTCCATGTGCTGGTCTCCTGTTACCTTCGCCAACTGTGGTCTCTCCTCCAGTGTAGGCTTCAAAGTAGAACAACAGTGGTACTAAATGTGGAACAAGCACAAAAAGACTACAATTACtggaattttaattaaaaaaataattagtctTAGAAAGTGGAAAGACCGCAATAGAACCCTTACCTTATCTTTGTTCAGCATGTTGGCCACATCTACGGCAGTGAAAATCTTCACGCTTTTCCATCGCACCATTCTTGGAATATCCTTGCTAGTAAACGTTGCACATTCCAATCCTACCTCGCGTATTGCCTCATAAGCCCAATACTGAATTGCTGGAGCAAATCCGTATAATGTGTACTGAGCATGAATTTGATGGCCTTTACATTGCTTCGATTCATTGTACTTTCCACAACCTTCTCCAAATACTTAGCTCTTTGTTTTCTCATGTCCTTGCGATATGAACCTAAAGTCTTTTCAAACGATTTATGGCCCCAAGGGTAGTTATAGCAAAAATCAAGATCTTTAACAACTAGCAACAAGTCCTTTTCGATTGCGGTGACAAGCTCATTTCCATATAGGACGCTGTCAACTAGAAAACATAGTCCGAGTTTCTAGGTGTCTTCTACATCTTTGCAAGCCTTAAAGACCTCCTCCAACTTGCTTGACAAAATTCTGTTAGCACCTTCGAAGTACAGCTCCACTAATCTTCCACTTTTCAAAGTAAGCTTCTCATATTTCTTACTGTCTGGTGCTTCGAAAGACAACCCAGTGATCATTGCAAACTCCATTGTTCCAAACCAGAGCCGCTCACAACTGATACAGAATTGTACCTCATGCACCTTGTTTGAGGGTATCTTTCTCATAAGCAGCCCATGTATGAGTGTCCCTGAAAATTTGAATTGTGGCGCTATGAAGAACTGCTTAAATACTGACTTGTTAGCCCTCTCAAGAAGATTATGTTCATTAAACTTGTCTTTCAACTTCTACAGCGCCGGCGTTCCTCGGTAGGTGATccagtgtagagtccaagaactttacttagctagttagataatagtagtaatagtaatagctagtagtagttatagtatgtttattactgtggattttggttcaagccgggatttagttggaaactcctagcaatagttatggattttataagtttaacctatagtttaagaatattaattataacataaggtttgattaatattgctggttattaatatgatgattattataacctatggtttagacagagccaataggattatgacacttgtcatatgcatgattattaaggagtcattattttaataagggaaatataagacttagtcttcaccagaatctgttaggagcatgatatttatttagatatttagatatttagactcacaattttatttatttgtggattaggttgttatttagataattaaatagattttttttcttcgtaactttagggtattgtaacttccaacctatttttgacctagttatgttatgaatttcgaaaaatagtatttctaataagttgtatataatttaattatatttctaacagtataaagataTTATAAATCAGAGTCCTACAACTCCAGTTATGTAGATTTTACTGTatgttagtttagagttacgggatttagaaagttagaagttaggattctattttaaatttaaatttaaatttggattataattagaagaattttattccttagaattctattttaaatttaaatttaaatttggattataattagaaaatttttattccttagaattctattttaaatttaaatttaaatttggattataattagaagatttttatttctagaactctataaataggacctagcaccaagccttttcattcattcttcaagcattgatcaaagccttctaggtgctagtgagactatagagtgatagacacttgggttggggttataagctttgtcattctaagcttattagacacttgggaagtaaggttcatagagtgtatttcagtttcgaggtgtagttcggtcatagaaatttcaaaggtattcctattcttagttccttttctgtattgtttcattagttcttatagtttttctttactcaattcctaacccaatcttctctattcttggttaggcatctaagttcttcgaacttgagatttcttgttggtaagtatcttctcgatggtttagttcattcctcttcatctctttcttttagaaaactcacatctctattaatggtttttaggagtgttccaaaatcctgaccttgttctcatcatcccggtattttggtaaggaaaataggctagatcttgtatgtttgtatgatatgttatgtttttatgttatgttatgttatgtttaatatgttatgataagtttatgtttttatatgttatgttatgatttaccctacctcaaatattagacaggggacgtagatgggttatcatacactacatgtgatataacctacctcaaatattagacaggggacgtagatggtttatcacatgtcataatggccattattagtatagtcttatataatgtatgttatgatatgtttttagcatatgttatgatatgattttatgtgtatgtttatgtggttagtagtttttccttgctgggcattaggctcattcctttatgtttatatgtgcaggaaaatagttatggcggcggaaagattcttggcagcttgaggatgtgtattgaggcaggatgaaatcggtggattgcgcgttcaattcgaggatgaattttttatgtcttttagttatgatttctatgtattattttttcgcacttaattttgtaaccaatttatttaagttatgttttgttttcaaaacaatgggatcccatatcctaaatgaatttttatgtatttaacctttactttacagtttttaaataaagttatggttatttcatatgtatgttttcttaagattagtatagtagtaattaatggtccaaagtctagaatagttgggtcgttacatccagCCCGGAAACTGGTCCTCCACGGGAATTATGAGGTCTGACATCTGTGAAATAACCAACAACCATATCAATCAGAAAATGTATCTATCCAATAATGTGACAAGGAAAGTTCTAGGGTTGAACACCGCAAAACATATATGGAAGAAACTTGAAGAAATTTATGCCTAGCCTACATTAACTAACAAACTTAATCTGTTAGAGATATTGTATGGTTTTAAGATGGTTCCATATTTATCTTTACATGAAAATTTAGATTCTTTTAACAAACCGAAGCAGTGATTCTACTTTGATCAGTACCAACTACATGTGAAGATGTGAAATCAGTCTTGAAGATGTGCTTGGAGCAATTAAATGAAAACAATTGGAGctaaataaagagaagaaaattaATGAAGTAAGAAGGCATTGGAAAGGTTGGTGTGAAGCAGTTCGATGCAACAATGAGGATGCTAAATCGTGGGAGATCTCAAAATAGGTTAATTACCTTTCTGTCAAGCATGTATCATGGGAAAGCATCATAGATTGAAATTCATGGCTGCAACACACAACTGAAATAGACCATTTGGGTATATACATGCTGACTTATGGGGATCAAGCTGTATTGGAACTCACTCAGGTAATTACTATTTCTTATCAATAGTGATGAATTTAGTAGATATGTTTGAGTTTATCTAATGAAAACAAAAGATGAatgtgtaaaaaaaattaaatcgtGGAAaactgaagttgaaaatcaatatAATAAAAAACCAAAAATTTTTAGAACTGACAATGCCCTTGAATTCATCAATAAATTTTTTGATATGTTATGTTGTAAGAATGGTATTGTGTGGCATTAATTCTTTTATAGGGTCCCTATCTTATTAGAATGTTCCATTGGTTAATAAGTTGAACAAACAATCATTAGCGAAACTCCAACCAACATCTTTTACAatgaacaaaatattaatatgaaaATCTTAATAGTCAAAATCACTTAGGTATTACCTTCAAATGGCTTACTCAAAGACCTCCCTAACTTGTTGTTGATCAGACAATTATTTAAAAGGTGTTAAAAGCTCATCAAAAAGATATTCTTAACACTTTAAATTCATAAAGGGGAAAGGATATAACTTGTTAGCTAGCTCCTAAATTGTTAACATTGTAAAAAGTCTTTCAGGTGTTATATCAAACACGTTGTAAGGACACAACTAACACAGCTAAGTGAGGAACTATATCAAACACTTTGTATACAAACTAATTATGACAATC contains the following coding sequences:
- the LOC133791589 gene encoding uncharacterized protein LOC133791589, translated to MQIKFDGDSSPTKSKSPKQKLLAQTGPYDEKAIEVFSSSGGKVVGSFHLDVPVLLEVMKLAKWMFSPYLEWSYTLVKFGKMELFRSSMWTLTPERDISGDIITCFSRVLTHEERQRQEVPQTTSIWYMPTQISEAYLGKGRPVEDYAVSQQWADFHFGQFSLCELLSTLDHLFKSEIKQHKQNDFQFSNFKVSIKSGTPQQDNGHDCGVYVMKFMESFFKREESMSPFAPVDERLKIACWLVTHDRNEVRVVVFVDKEKYYMQRTPLPVGSPVKTHSNPRFQRRS